GTATTTTGGGGCCCAATGGCATCATGTAATAAACCaagaagtttaaataaaatttgttttggccaatatttaaaattagcttggTTCTTTACAATAGTTAACAGGACGAACAAAAATGGCTGCCACTCTGACCACTCTGCAAGCTAAACACACGCTAATTATCTTGCTAGCgatcagttagcttagctttattttcccttttcagtAACTTTTTATTGATCAAAAGGCTGAACAGTATGTGAGAACACAacacaagagagaaaagagagagaaactctGGTAGCTAATGCAACTGACTACACACTAGCTCGCAAGTTGGCGATTAGCTTGCAACCTAGGTGCGTCAGTTTTAACTCTGCAAGTAGTAGCTACGtcacaaatgtatttgtatttactgttgtagctgtgctttatgttaaataaagaaaaatgtgtttacattccAGAGTTTTACTAATATTCTACAGCCAGCCATGTTTTGTTCTGCTTCACTGATTACCAGCTAACAGTACAGGCAGACTAGCTAACAACGCTTCAGAAAATTAGCTGTGCCCTTAAGATGTCTCCGAAGGTCACGTGACCCAGGTTGAAGGGGCCCATCAACAGGTCAGGTGTCAGAGGTAAGGAGTCAAATATCAggtgtcagaggtcagaggtcagaggtaaCAGAGCTCTCCTGCTGCAGCATCAGGTCGACGGCGGCCTCCACGTCCTCCACCACGTGATTTGGCTCGACCAAGTCTAGCTCCAGCACCAGGTCCTTGTGACCGTGGAACAACGTTTCTGTGAAACTGCTCAGGTCGCTAGGCAACGGGGAGCGAGGGTTATAGACACCTGTGCACACCTGTGGACAGGTAGAGCAGCTCTGTGTTAATGACAGACTTTATTACAACATGGTGTTGTTGAATAAGACAAATTGAAACCAGTACCAGTATGGAGCGacactgagcagcagcagacacCAGCTCCTCCTCCGGCACCGCCATCGTCACCTGACTCTCCGTTCCCTGGGCAACAAGCTTGGTCGTGGTCGTCGTAGCAGCATGCTGCTGACCCAGGTAGCGGTTGTACAGATTAGCACCGTAGATATCAGTCATCAGGTTGTCGCTAGGCAAGAAAAAAGATGTGGTTACCTAACTGCGTAAATAACATTATGGATGGTTGGGTTACTAGATGGCATAGATGTTGTTATGGAAGGCGTTGCTACTCGACAGCGCAGATGTCGTAGATGGTGTTACGGACAGTTTAAGTACCCAAAAGTGTAGATGGTGTAGATGGAGTTATGGAAGGTTTAGTTACCCAATGGTATAGATGGTGTTATGGACGGTGTAGTTACCAAACAGCATAGATGGTGTAATGGGCGGTTTAGTGACCCAACGGCGTAGATGATGTTATGGACAGTGTAGTTACCCAACAGCATAGATGGCATAGATGGTGTTATTGACAGTCTAGGTACCCAATGGCGTAGATGATGTAATGGACAGTGTAGTTACCAACAGCGTTAATGGCGTAGATGGTGTGTAGATAATTGTGTTATGTATGGTTTGTTACCCAATGGCATAGATGGTGGTGAGCTTGTGGTTGTGGTTCTGCAGTCTCAGCAGGTGCTCGGCGTACTGGTATGTCAGCAGACTGGGTTTTCCCAGCAGCGCCTCGTACTGAAGCTCTCGACCTGTCATCTTTCTGTAGACAGACTCCAGACACTGCAGGAACATCCCGTGACCGAACCTACGGCAATAAAGCAGAGTCAAAACTGATCGACATGACCACCTGAAAGACATCGGAGAAACCATCATCCTTCAAGTCTAGTCTGGAGTTATGGACGGTAACTGGTTTAACAAACTTCCTGTAGTGGGTTGGTTACCGTGGTGACGGGGCCTCAGCCATCCACATGAGGTCTATGTTACAGGCGAGAACCGGCAGCTGAGCCGGCACCTGAGTATCGTACATGCAACCCGGACTCCCGTTGGTCAGGAGCACGTCAATCAGCAGCTGCAGGTTGGTCTCCCATCGGATTGGCTCTCCGAACAGGATGATCGCTACGGCAACACAGGAAGTCAGTAAGGAATAGTCAACAAAGTAAGAGCCAGGAAACATAAATCGATATATAGAACTAAGTGTCTTTATTCTTCTGTTTATAGAGTTCaactttagattttaaaaaaaacattctgcttttgtttcttttatactGTGTCAAAATATCTTTAAATCTTGATTTGCACTTGGTAAAAACACTCTTAAAAAGactttactttaaatacaaaCGGTGTGT
This portion of the Anoplopoma fimbria isolate UVic2021 breed Golden Eagle Sablefish chromosome 17, Afim_UVic_2022, whole genome shotgun sequence genome encodes:
- the zgc:77375 gene encoding haloacid dehalogenase-like hydrolase domain-containing 5 encodes the protein MWCRGFLQQTVRSISTSRQAGFLFDVDGVLLRGGSLIPAARRAFRKLLDKNNNFLFPVVFVTNAGSCQRHHKAQQLSRLLEVQIAPEQVVLSHSPLQMMKSFHDKCVLVSGQGPVTDIANTLGFQNVVSVEQLREHHPLLDMVDHNRRPKLPSSPLQTLPKIEAIILFGEPIRWETNLQLLIDVLLTNGSPGCMYDTQVPAQLPVLACNIDLMWMAEAPSPRFGHGMFLQCLESVYRKMTGRELQYEALLGKPSLLTYQYAEHLLRLQNHNHKLTTIYAIGDNLMTDIYGANLYNRYLGQQHAATTTTTKLVAQGTESQVTMAVPEEELVSAAAQCRSILVCTGVYNPRSPLPSDLSSFTETLFHGHKDLVLELDLVEPNHVVEDVEAAVDLMLQQESSVTSDL